The Microbulbifer sp. YPW1 genome contains the following window.
TCTTATGAAAATGATCTTGCGGCACTGGAGCAGGGGCGAGAGGAGGCGCAGGCCAGATTGCAGGGAGAACTGAACAGGGAACGGGAGCGACAGGAAAAACAACTGGCGGATTGGTTGGAGCAAAAACGCCAGAAGGCTCAGGTGATCGAACAGCGCCAGTTACGCGAGTCCCATCGGCAACAGGAACAGCAGGCGCTGGAGCAGGGGAGCCGGTTTGCCGCGTGCCTGTTAAAAGCCGGTGCGGGGCCGGAGCTGGAATCCCGCTTACTGGAATTTTTACTCGAAGCACTGCGCAAGCTGCCAGCGGAGCAGCGGTCAACCCTGCAGCAAACCCTTGCCGGACAGCATGAATCCGTGGACGTCTTGAGCGCCTTTCCGCTGTCTTCCCCGGCGCGCGAGCGGATTGAAAGCACCCTGAAGGAATTGTTAGGGCGTGAAGTGCGAGGTCATTTTCAACAGGATTCCCAGTTGATCGCCGGCTTGCGTATTGCGATTGGCCCATGGGTGTTGGGCGCTAATTTACGTGACGAGCTGGCGGCGTTTGCGCAACTGGAAGAGGCGGCTCCCAGTGAATGACAGCCTGCTGGCGCGTCGCGAAAACTGGCTGAAACAGTACCACCTGCAGCTGCGCATGCACCAGCAGGGTCGGGTGGTATCGGTGGGCGATGGCATCGCCTGGGTAGCG
Protein-coding sequences here:
- a CDS encoding F0F1 ATP synthase subunit delta, translating into MELNWTTFLLEILNFLVLLWLLKRFFYKPLQTAIARRQAAIQQQVDDARKMKEDAQQLQQSYENDLAALEQGREEAQARLQGELNRERERQEKQLADWLEQKRQKAQVIEQRQLRESHRQQEQQALEQGSRFAACLLKAGAGPELESRLLEFLLEALRKLPAEQRSTLQQTLAGQHESVDVLSAFPLSSPARERIESTLKELLGREVRGHFQQDSQLIAGLRIAIGPWVLGANLRDELAAFAQLEEAAPSE